The Medicago truncatula cultivar Jemalong A17 chromosome 4, MtrunA17r5.0-ANR, whole genome shotgun sequence genome includes a region encoding these proteins:
- the LOC25493248 gene encoding uncharacterized protein, giving the protein MLAKIGLPPKPSLRGNNWVVDASNCQGCSAQFTFINRKHHCRRCGGLFCGSCTQQRMALRGQGDSPVRICEPCKKLEEAARFELRQGRRPGRGSLKSAPRDEDEILNQILGQNEELLSSGKQSTSEKGRSGQRSVSVASSSSTTGFSIQDEEDLQKIISTETTNSMAVDVGSTTPDELRQQALAEKSKYKILKGDGKSEEALKAFKRGKELERQADALEIQLRKAARKKLLPSGNLSDMHNKDVSIESGRKTKSLPQTGKDNDDLTSELRELGWSDLELNKEDRKSANLSLEGELSSLIVETFAKTGEEKGSRIDKTEVVAMKKKALTLKREGKLVEAKEELKRAKILEKQLEEQELLAGAEDSDDELSALIHGMDDDDKEFSNLHDHEHGFDFDNLLAISDNLDGNLEVTDEDLMDPELAGALESLGWTEPENTFSKSQTFDKEALLGEIQSLKREALNQKQAGNTEEAMVILKKAKLLERDLDNIGSDDDNTMLQKVTHVGKSLSSEITGNNRNNNVSSTVAPKNRLMIQRELLNSKKKVLALRREGKMDEAEEEMRKSAVLEHQLMEMDNAPSHKSSSTNTNNVLHAASKSPLVEEGSEDDVTDKDMSDPTYLSLLTDLGWNDDNDKPSNSSNKPSKKFDDNFVPVDDTFLSKHSTTILVEAPRKSKAEIQRELLSLKRKALALRREGKAEDAEEVLKMAKTLEAKIEEMDALKNKVQVEAPKKKELFNSPVDVAVDEERDVVVLEEDMHDPALNSMLTDLGWKDEEFEPVAIKEESVKEATSTVTTSRNKGEIQRELLALKRKALTLRRKGEIEEAEEILKKAKNLEAQLEDFESQNKDLLLNVSKDKQSVPSESSHGKSPANSHFEDDKHPLSAEVSASSENLTKRMKVENITAHSSSTGHSMHMPDLLAGNGCRSSEILSQKQKEEYKAGSVNSSQAGPTIPLDSSVNLSQDQIYKNNIPTQRRKEVTDVDEKPNTNQSNVVPDYASQEDLSLRQEILAHKRKAVALKREGKLTEARDELRQAKLLEKRLEDGSMQPNTASTSNVSNTSNVVQKKQDSPNAAAKPLTSRDRFKLQQESLAHKRQALKLRRDGRTEEAEAELERAKAIEAQLEELAAQDADKSDAVDDVSVEDFLDPQLLSALKAAGLADLTVVSNKSPEKQETVKPVAKIENPNQEKIQLEERIKEEKLKAVSLKRSGKQAEALDALRRAKMYEKKLNSLLTSG; this is encoded by the exons cACCACTGTAGAAGATGTGGGGGTCTATTTTGTGGAAGTTGTACCCAACAAAGAATGGCTTTGCGTGGACAGGGTGATTCGCCTGTACGTATATGTGAACCTTGTAAGAAGCTAGAAGAGGCAGCACGCTTTGAGTTGCGACAAGGACGCAGGCCTGGGAGAG GAAGCTTGAAATCAGCACCtagagatgaagatgaaattcTCAACCAGATTCTTGGTCAAAACGAGGAACTTCTTTCATCAGGAAAGCAATCAACCAGTGAAAAAGGTCGTAGTGGCCAGAGATCAGTTAGCGTTGCATCTTCTTCAAGTACTACAGGATTTTCTATTCAGGACGAAGAAgatttacaaaaaattatatcaactGAAACAACTAATAGTATGGCTGTCGATGTGGGATCCACCACTCCTGATGAGTTACGTCAGCAAGCTTTAGCggaaaaaagtaagtataaaatTCTAAAAGGAGACGGGAAATCTGAGGAAGCCTTGAAAGCTTTTAAGAGAGGGAAGGAGCTTGAGAGGCAAGCAGATGCTTTGGAAATTCAGCTAAGGAAAGCGGCTCGGAAAAAGTTGCTGCCTTCTGGAAACTTGTCGGATATGCACAACAAAGACGTTTCTATTGAGTCTGGCAGAAAAACAAAGTCACTTCCTCAGACTGGTAAAGATAATGATGATCTTACTTCAGAGCTTCGAGAGCTGGGATGGTCTGATTTGGAATTAAACAAAGAAGATAGAAAGTCAGCAAACTTGAGTTTGGAGGGTGAACTCTCCTCCTTGATTGTAGAAACTTTTGCAAAGACAGGTGAAGAAAAGGGCAGCCGGATTGACAAGACTGAGGTTGTTGCTATGAAAAAGAAGGCTCTAACGTTGAAGCGTGAGGGTAAGCTTGTAGAAGCTAAAGAGGAATTGAAAAGAGCAAAAATCCTAGAGAAGCAACTGGAAGAACAGGAACTCCTTGCTGGTGCTGAAGATTCTGATGATGAGCTATCAGCATTAATTCACGGcatggatgatgatgataaagaaTTTTCAAATCTACATGATCATGAGcatggttttgattttgataatcTTTTGGCCATTTCTGACAATCTTGATGGTAATTTAGAAGTAACCGATGAGGATTTGATGGACCCTGAGTTAGCCGGTGCTTTGGAATCACTGGGTTGGACTGAACCTGAAAatacattttccaaatctcaaaCCTTTGACAAAGAAGCATTGCTTGGTGAAATTCAGTCATTGAAAAGAGAGGCTCTTAATCAAAAGCAAGCAGGTAATACTGAAGAAGCAATGGTGATATTGAAAAAGGCGAAGTTATTAGAAAGGGACTTAGACAACATTGGGTCTGATGACGATAATACCATGTTGCAAAAAGTTACTCATGTTGGGAAAAGTTTGAGTTCTGAAATTACTGGTAATAATAGAAATAATAATGTCTCTTCCACGGTGGCACCAAAAAACCGGTTGATGATTCAAAGAGAGCTTTTGAATTCGAAAAAGAAGGTTCTTGCATTGAGAAGGGAAGGGAAAATGGATGAAGCAGAAGAAGAAATGCGGAAAAGTGCAGTTCTTGAGCATCAGCTGATGGAGATGGACAATGCTCCGAGTCATAAATCATCATCGACGAATACCAATAATGTCCTGCATGCAGCGAGTAAAAGTCCTCTAGTTGAGGAAGGAAGTGAAGACGATGTAACAGATAAAGATATGTCTGATCCAACATATCTTTCACTCCTTACGGACTTGGGTTGGAATGATGACAATGATAAACCTTCTAATTCTTCAAACAAGCCTTCGAAGAAATTTGATGATAACTTTGTTCCAGTTGATGATACTTTTCTGAGTAAGCATTCTACAACTATTCTCGTTGAAGCACCGAGAAAAAGTAAAGCAGAAATTCAGAGGGAACTCTTGAGCTTAAAAAGAAAGGCCCTTGCTTTAAGACGGGAAGGGAAAGCGGAGGATGCAGAGGAAGTTCTTAAAATGGCCAAAACATTGGAAGCCAAGATAGAAGAGATGGATGCTCTGAAGAATAAAGTGCAGGTTGAGGCCCCTAAGAAGAAAGAACTCTTCAATTCTCCAGTTGATGTGGCAGTTGATGAAGAAAGGGACGTGGTTGTTTTAGAAGAGGATATGCATGACCCAGCATTGAATTCAATGCTTACTGATCTAGGATGGAAGGATGAAGAATTTGAGCCTGTGGCTATAAAAGAAGAATCTGTTAAGGAAGCTACTAGTACTGTCACAACTTCAAGGAACAAAGGAGAGATTCAAAGAGAACTCTTAGCGTTGAAAAGGAAGGCACTTACTTTGAGGCGCAAGGGAGAAATAGAAGAGGCTgaggaaattttaaaaaaggcCAAAAATCTGGAAGCCCAACTGGAAGATTTTGAGAGCCAAAACAAGGACTTGCTGCTGAATGTATCCAAGGATAAACAATCTGTTCCGTCTGAATCATCTCACGGAAAAAGTCCTGCAAACTCCCATTTTGAAGATGATAAGCATCCATTATCTGCTGAGGTGAGTGCTTCAAGTGAAAATCTCACAAAAAGGATGAAAGTCGAAAATATCACCGCTCATAGCTCCTCAACTGGCCACTCTATGCATATGCCAGATCTACTTGCTGGTAATGGCTGTAGAAGTTCTGAAATTTtgtctcaaaaacaaaaagaagaatatAAAGCAGGTTCAGTTAATTCATCTCAAGCGGGTCCTACTATTCCTTTGGACTCCTCGGTGAATCTCAGCCAAGACCagatatacaaaaacaacattccaacccaaagaagaaaagaagtgACTGATGTTGATGAAAAGCCAAACACAAACCAGTCAAATGTTGTTCCAGATTATGCTTCTCAGGAAGACCTTTCTTTGCGTCAAGAAATTTTGGCTCATAAAAGGAAGGCAGTTGCTTTGAAAAGAGAAGGAAAGCTAACAGAAGCCAGGGACGAACTACGACAGGCCAAGCTGTTAGAAAAGAGGTTGGAGGATGGAAGTATGCAGCCAAACACTGCCTCCACCAGCAATGTTTCCAACACATCAAATGTTGTTCAAAAGAAACAAGATTCCCCGAATGCTGCTGCAAAGCCGTTGACTAGTCGTGACCGTTTCAAGTTGCAACAGGAGTCTCTAGCACACAAACGTCAAGCTCTAAAGCTACGGAGAGATGGCCGAACAGAAGAAGCAGAAGCTGAGTTAGAACGGGCAAAGGCAATTGAAGCGCAGTTGGAGGAGTTGGCTGCTCAGGATGCCGATAAGTCAGATGCAGTAGATGATGTGAGCGTTGAGGATTTTCTTGACCCTCAACTCTTATCTGCTCTGAAAGCTGCTGGACTTGCAGATTTAACTGTTGTATCTAATAAAAGCCCAGAAAAACAAGAGACTGTGAAACCCGTTGCCAAAATTGAGAACCCTAACCAAGAGAAAATTCAGCTAGAAGAAAGAATTAAAGAGGAAAAACTGAAGGCGGTTAGTTTGAAACGATCAGGAAAACAAGCTGAAGCCTTGGATGCTCTTCGACGAGCCAAAATGTATGAAAAGAAGCTGAATTCATTATTAACATCTGGGTGA